GGGTATAAGTTATGCTACCAAGAGATAATGCAGGTGGTGAAAGGGATTGTGCACCAGCCCTTTGAAGTCAAGGGAAGCAGCATCTTCTATGCCTTCTCCTATTACTATGACAGAGCTGTGGAGTCTGGTCTCATTGGTAAGACTAAATTGGGGATAAGGGGGGTCAGTGCTATGTAGTCTCTACAAATGAATAATCTTTAAAAGTAAACTATATTGTCTAAATCTTTTAGATGGATCCCGTGGTGGTACTGTGGAAGTCAGGGATTTTAAAAAGAGAGCCAAAGAAGGTAAGACTTTGGAAATTCTCCCAATCTCCAAAAAACACTCACGTCAAAGTCCTGCCGCACATAGCACAAACATTAACCCTCACTGCTTATTTGCATTTGAGGTTCTTGACAATCACACTGGCTTCACAAAATGATAGCTCTGCCACCACATAAACATAGGTTACACCTCTCCCACACATATACTTCTGCTTGCGTGTGTTCACCTTTTTTGTACCTCTCCAAGCCGCTATCTCAGCTTTTCCATGTCCTTACTAAAGGATTATATTATGAATTCTTGTACAGAATGTGATGCATATGTCAGTTTAGGGCCTGAAACTGAATCATGTAGCTCACTTGGTAGATTGTGTCCAACAGTAAATGTCAGCAGAGATGATTTATCACTAGGGGGAATGAGTTGGCATCTTATGTAAGGCTATTATTTGTATGCTGACACTGTCGCATGGTCTCGATGAACCACATTTGGCACATTGGTTAACCCAGTGGCAGCAGTCCTGTGGATTCCCCTCTCCTCCCTGACCGTGAGACAACACCTAATGCCCAATACCTAACTGGGGGCAGGCAGGACTTAATGTTCTACCCTTTGTGGGAGCACAATCAGCACTTGTGTACGAAATTATTAATTCCCACTTTCCTCCTCATCTCAAACTTTCACAAATCACGTTGTCAGccagaggaaaaacaaaacattgggAAGACCTGTTTCACAAAGACGTGCCAGACAGTTGTAGCAAACACAGTACCGGTGCCTCAATGTCTTACCTAATTTTCCCCCAGACTCTGACACACTGCAGCATGACAATCAACAGTCTGGGACTAAATGTACACTATGCTTATCATTTCTTGTGCAACATAGAAATCTTTTAGTCTTTTAATTTTCTCTTGGATTTTTTATTGCCCAATTCTGTACTCAagagttacaaaatatttacattttctgaagaaaaagtgACTGGTGTTGCCCATGCAAAACTCTTCGCCGTGAGCATTGCAAAACTTTTCAAAGTAGTTCTTagtgctagggtgttctgggtggttgctacaCTAGGTAGTTGCCACCACTTTCCTAAACAAGCCACCCAGTTTGAGGTATAACTCATGTCTGTAGCACAGACTATGTGGGAAGAGAAATGCGTCAAGGTTTAATACTAAGGCTAAAGGGTTTGTTCTAATCCCTAACTTTAAGTATGAGCAACAGCTTTCCTTCGCAAGCACAGCTAATTATTGTTCTTTTCTTTTACTTAAACAAGTGTGCAACAAGATGACTAAATACCGTCCAATCAGCCCCTTTTTGTGCATGGACATGACCTATATCACATGCCTATTGAAAGAGGGATTCGGGTTCAAGGACAGCACTGTTCTGCAGGTGAGTGGGAAATATTAAAAcatcatcatttaaaaatgtgaaactGGACATTTATAGGCCAAGTCACTAAAATTGGGATCAAACCTGTCTACTAGCTCAGTGTTTGTACATATTTGAGCATACTGAATTAAATTGCCAAAATCCTGGTTACATTCCTTTGCAGACGAAGTAGTACAAAGTAAGCAGCATAATGAATAAATGATCTTCTTTTAACAGCTTACTAAAAAGGTGAATAATGTGGAGACAAGCTGGGCACTTGGCGCCATCTTCGATCATTTCCACAATCTCAACATTAATTAAAGCCAGCAGTCTTGCAATGGACACCAGCATGAGGGGGAGCACAGGGGTCAAGCCAGGGCAAAACTCACCTGATCAAGCAGCCCCTTTTGTCCTCCTCCATAACTCTTAAGTGAGTTCAGACCGGCCCTGCGCTGCAGCCCTGTATCACAACTCCCTACCCCCTCACCAACTAAACACTTACAGAACTGTTCACAAAGAAATCACTATATTTTTGTAAAGATGGCCAGGCCAGCCTGCAATTTctactgtatgtttacattttttcagtTGTAGTCTCACCTGAgacactgtctgtctgtccaagCTGGCAGTTTCAAAGTTTCAATGTTTAACTCACCCATTTAAAGCTCTTGATTCATGTAGTTGTGCAGGATATTGTGCAGTGGGACACATGTAAAAACATTGTGTTTATTATTGAAGCTTCCGTAGCCTCTTCTGCAGTAATGTTAGTGGTAGTGCTTGCACAGTAGTGTAGTGCTGTTTTAGGTTATGGTAAATTATAATTCAGTTTCCATTTAGTGCCATTTAGTTTCATCTAGCACTTAACACTTTAATGTAGCAGGTTCAGTTACAGCCATCTGTTTTATAAAGTTGTTTGGGATCAGCAGCTTAACCTGGGGTTGATTTGGCTGGTAGGGATAAGGACAAATCATACATGTACGGTCACTTAACTTGGGTACATGAGTGCTGTTTTACATATTAATAATTCAAGTATTTATTCTTATCTGTTTGTATATTACGAAAGTTAGCATAGCAGAGTTGAAGAGCTGAGTTGGAACATTTTCAGAAGCATATCACATTTGGTGAAAATCTATagtggtttttttcttttttagccaAGGTCTAACCAGCCATGGTTTTTAACACTGAATGGCATGCAATTAAATATACTTGCCATGCAGCCATTATCAAATCGTAAAAAGGTATATAAACTTACATGGCTAAATCCTATAAATACTTTGATAAAATATTACTCAAATGACTACTGGTCTGAAGTTATTAAAGTAGACATTATGTGTTACTGTATTCAATTCAAATGGGAGTTATTTTTATGACAACAGAGTTTAGAATACTTTAAACTTGGGTTGGTTATTGTGGATGGCTCGAAGACAATTTAGGGGGTCATTATGTAGAACAGCGTTGAAACGTTCCTGATTTGTGTATGCATAAATGCTCAGGTGTAATTGGGCagaattttgttatattttgtgaCGGGTGCATACTGCTGACCGACTTAGGACCAATTTTTGGCAGTATCATGTTAAGTGTGTTTTGTGAattattgtacaaatatttattacaagAATACTTGCTAAATATGCAGCGTACCGTTGTTGCATCTCTTAATCCATCTGCTTCTTTAAAGCTGCTGCAGTATACCTGTTTATGTATTTTACTATGTTTGTATATACACATCAGTAATGTATTTTACCAGTTGTCACAATACAATGTATGACATGAAATTATCATGTACTGCTTCGCCATTTTTAGTTATTCAACAGCAAATGCTATAAATATGCTTGCTAATTCAATGTTGTGAATGACGTGATAATTGTACATGAATGAATCATAATAACAATCTGTTGAATTACTTAACTAATgggattttaatattaaaatacatttaacctACAAACTTCTCTCGATCCATCAAGTATATTCTAACTTAAGGTATTCTTGAgttacagatatttatttttttctgaaagagtGTTGACACATTTATAGTAGAATAACTAAATCTTGATATTCGTGTGTTTTAGAAACTAGGCCTGACACGAAATACATTACAAACATAGATAATAAATGCTTGCTTGATTACCTACTCGGAAAGAAATTGATGTTTTCACGGTCAAGTCCCATCCATGCTCTACACTGGGCGATTTAAATGCACGCCAAATATAACCGCGTGCCAATTCTCGCGAGATAAAAGGTAAAATAattgagaagggtctggctgcagacttgcattctcagacttgcactctcagacacgtgcacttccgctagtgacatcacttgcagtctttatttatttatttttttgttatatttattgataactgtttgtttgaatctctcaacattttacaacagtagccaggtggtgaagacaagaaaaaagaaactaagttacaatgtcacttgcaatcgctacttgcactctccgctacctgtgacatcacttgcaatcaacacaaatcgtgcgtgttgccaatggagacaagacgctgtggtgctgattaaacgattaaaaccaaattagtaggcctactaatataacgtacagggtcctgcaagaaaaataCAAGAGCGGCAAATCCgtaacagcagaatatgaacgtaatgcacaaagtctttcgttaagcgttttcctcctgtagaaaaaacaaacacttaataggGCATAATGcattaagatacattaagttcaattaaaagaccaaattcaaaatatagttATGTAATGTACTACAAgacaagcagatggctatgaacacaatgcgcaaactttgtcctcccatacagcaaaacgcttaatgtggtctaataacagactaagatgataaagacaattcagtaggcctagcctatatgtcttgttgttgactcaatgtatatacagaccagcaaatatgaacatgcattatgaaatgcattaagtgattttaaaaggatcaactccgtacaTTCAAGCAGTCaagtacagaacgcagtgcgttaaattgtacattaaacgtattcctcctatagaaaatcattgtaaatattataaataaaacacattatgtagcttaatggacaaagacagtgatttaaacgagttgtagacagtttattctatatggaaaaatgcttaacgcgaaactttgcgtcttgcgtttattctgggctcacctgattgcctgtacatattagtattttaataatatagagAAGCACATTGAGTTTGGCCTTaatcatcttagtccattatgccacattttgcggtatgtgaggaaaatactatatacatattcattaaaataatgaactgtatatttaatttgaatgtttGACCAGCCCTAACAGTCTTATGAATTGTGTATGTTtcctatacacatacacacacatatatatgtatatgattatcctttaaattacatttttcttattcGCTCTTTGTTCTTCAAAACTGGAGCAACTTCAAGTTTGAGAAACGGTAGAACACATTTTCTTTCTATTCACAAAGGCAGCAGAGCAATAGTAGTTACATCTTGTATTTATGTTATATAACATTTTCACATGGGTTATTGGAAAAGATGGCATAAAAATGTTAACCCACTAaggaataaaatataacttaatttacACTTATAAATTCCATGAACAAAATCTAACATTAGAGATCCAGCAAACATCCAGTTTGCAGCTACTGTTTTACTTGCTGGCGTAGGCCATTATCTGCTCCTGTGGGTAGAAGAAAAATATAACTTCAGTAAGTGACTTACAAGTAAGCAATATTcataattcacaaatgcacatctTCCCACTTTTGATCATGAAGGGCGAGAAGTCCTCCTTAGATCACATTTGAGGCACTTACACAGGCTGTAATGTCTATATCAGAAACACCAAATGTGGGAGATATCCCTCAAGGCTTAAGACAAGTTACTGGCCCTCTGGTTGGAAACGCTTAGTAAAGGAATGAAGCCATTTCATAAGAGTGGCCTGTAATAAAAGGAGTGTGAAAACACAAGCCAACACCACTATGCACAGCCCTGCAACTCCACCCACACACTTTCGGTAACAGTAAATTTAGGGCTAAACATAACCATAGTAGTAGCTCCTGACCATGTAAATTACAGGCATGGATAGGAGTAGAAAGGCATGTAATCAGAGGACAAGATGGGGGGATGGGGTGACAGAGGGGAAGAAGTCAGAGGAAGAGCGAAAGGGGGAGCAAAAGTTGGAGAGGTGAAAGAAGACTGAAGCTGGAAGCACAACAGAGGCACAGATAACAGAAATGAATGAGAACAAGAGCGGATTGCTACAGAGCTGAAGAAAAGAACAAGATCCAAAGATCTAAAAATCAAAAAAATCTAAGatccaaaaataaaactaacATTTTGAAGGAACTGTGGAAAGAATAAGAGATGTGATCATACTTTAAGTGGAGGCAGTGCGTTGGTAGCCTGCAGGCCGAAGGTCCTCAATAGAACCATAGGGGCGGCATTAGTGGAGTACAGTCTCTTCATGAGGTCAATGGCTGCCATCATAGGAAGATTGTGTCGCTGACGTTCAGTCTCAAACTCCAACAAGTGCTGCATGGCTCCTAGAGTTCAAAGGATCAACAGTTAAACAGTAAAGCATGTGAAGtactctctttttttccttcttcaaaAGTTGTCCTTTCTGTTATCCATTTGGTGCTTTTTGTCTGCACATAATTTACACCTGCAGAAATCTGTGCAGATTTACACAATAATCATATGCCATTAACTTTTACACATCCTGTGTCTtgcatcagaattttttttatgcttttaaaaagCATTCAATCAGCAATATGAAGGTAGTACTTTCCGCTTAATTTCATACACTTTACTGCATATAATAAAACTCCACAACAAAAATTTCAGGTGACTTTGCTCCAAAATCAAATATCTGCAATCTGGATGAATATGGAAAATATCAGTTACTGCTTTTaattaaacatatatgaatttcTTAGAATGAATTTCTAAGAAACTGATGTCAATAATTCCAAAAACAAGGTTTCCATTTGTGGACGCAAAGAAATTTATGAGCAGTTCTTGGCAGGAGTTACAACAAGTAAGAACACTGTATACCCCTTCAATATAAGGAAATGGAAAAGAGCTTATGAAAAACCACAGATAGCTCCACTGGGCTATCAAAAGTATGCTACTTCAGGTATGAAATACTCTATGATCCGAATAAACAGCAGAAATTTCCAACCAAACATTTCTTGTCACGTTTCTTCAACGTGAGGCAGCTCTTCACTATATAGCTTAACATTTCTGAGTTTCTTATTAGATAAGCTCATTACATGACTTCATGTaatgtttattaaatgaaaatatttgatGTATATATGTGAAAACTGTCACACAAGTACAAATCCAgtgaacacatacagtacattcgGCTTGACTGCTGCTAATGCTGAAACACTCACCAAGGTCTTTTCCGTTAAATGCTGCTTGGCTGAGAACTTTTGTGAGATAGGCCACATCGCCAAAGCCTAGATTGGCACCTTGGCCTGCTAAAGGATGGACTCTGTGTGCAGCATCTCTGAAATAAGAAAGATCAGAAAATATAGAGAGGAAACCTTGAGACAGGAGCCATATTGAGCTTGATCAGCCAAACCTGCTGAAATTTCCTCCTTGTGGACCCCAATACCTTAGAAATTCCTCATCACGTAGGTTTAAAGTCTCAGACACCCACATACAGCTGTGCTATAAACCTAATATTTCTCCCTTGTATATACATGTGCTTCTATTCTTATGAAAACCACTCTTAAATTCtgaacaattattaaaattatgaaaaaaatactcAAACCCAAAAATCATTTCATGCACTTGCAAGCATACCCAATGATGGCCACTCTGTGGCGGATGTATTCTGTGGCATGGCCCATGCCTAGCGGGAACATAACCCGGCTCTTTGGGCCAATACCTGCAACACTAGGTGGAAGCTGACGTGCAGAGCCGCTGTCGGGCATCAGGACAGAAAGAGCCGTCCGGAACAGAGAGCCGGCAGTCTCCACCAGCTCAGAATGGTTCTCATTACTCCACTGAAGAGAGTGAAACAGAGAAGTAAACAACAGTGGAAATGGCACCAGAAGAATGAGGTGTGCAAAAATCTCTATTCGTTATAGAGTAGTTGAGCTTAAACTTGATGGGAGAGCCAAGTGGAGAGCCAATTAAAAAACAATCATTCCAAATCCATATGACTTTCTTCCTCTCATGTAATAAGTAAAAGGATGAAATTAATGATTCTCAGTTCattttttgatttttattattttctgtccaACTAAAGTTCTCTCATCAAATGACAGGCTGCAGTAAAgggcagaaaaaaaaagtgttttccacTGTTCACTTTCAGCCTTACAAATGAAgattgaaaaaatgaaaaatctttaaTGGATCCAGAAATCAATCTGGAACCAAAATGTACACAGAGGAGAAGATTTCCACATGATGAACTAAAATTCTTATAGAACAGCCTGTTCAAATAAAGCTGATATTACTTCAGAGCAGTGTGCCTTTCAACTTGACCgaattgataaaatatatatatatatattcggtcAAGTTAAAAGACACACTGCTCTGaagtaatatgattttttttttcaacaccatcaacactagtatttttttattaataaaaatgttggaAAACAAACAGGAAAGCAAAATTACCAGAGTTAATACCTTACaccggggggggggggaggggggtctCTGAAAATTGTGTAGTCAAAAaggctgagaaccactgctttagaggACTTGTTGGAATAGAGCACAGCATGGACTCCTTCAAATGACAATTTTATAGTGCTTTCTTGTTCCTTTTTGGATCATGACAGTCCCTGGTCACTGCTGCTTTTTATTGCATGGGAAAAAACTGCATAAACTTCCTTCAATGGAACACCACAATTTTGAAGAAataaaagtcatatgggtttagaGCAACATAACATGATTTTTATTAATGCTATCTTTATCTTGAAATCTAGAGGTAAGCTATACCTTCTTCCTTTTGTGCACTCAAAACACTAAAGTCTTAAAAAGACAGGTATTTCAGCAGAGATGCAAGAAGCGTGCCTTATTAAAGTAAAATTCTGAGCAGGCCACAAATTTGAGTTTGGTCTGTAGAAAAAACATTTCGTGGAGTAACGACCAACACTGGCAAACCTTGGGCTTAATTAGCAAACCAGTTTTGATGGCAAGCGTGACTCAGATGCAAAATGCCTATGACCAGTAAAAATAGCCAGCTTGGGGAAAAAGGAGTTTCTCTGACGGAAACacaaacaagaaggaaaaagggTGTGAGGGTCAATTTGAGGGTATTCAGCCAAAATGGAGAATGCGGAGCACAGATATGACATTTAAATCAAAAACAACTTCTTTGTTATGTTATTCTACATACTAAAATATTGCAAAAGCACTGTAATAGCACAGTTTAGGGAGGTGGACTATAAGTGTGTCAACAGTGTCAGTGTTTACTCACAAATGCAGAGTTAATGGCATCCACAAAGCTCTCTTCATCCAGCTGTAGAAGTTCTTCAGCATGCGGATGACTGGTGGACCAGACCAGCGAGCTCTCTGTGTCTGACAACTGCACAGCAGACACATACACCACATCCACGTTACAAACacgtgtatgtatgcatgtattttcCATTTGACCACTAAGTGATATCACGATGAGCCAATGAAACAAATCAAGTACAACTGAGATTATTTACAAGTAAAATAATCTCTTAAAGTCAGCTCACAGGAAGCATTGCAATGGGTCCACTTGGTAGAAACCTCTGCCAGGCTACGTTATTTTCTGTGGGCTGAAAAACGATATCGCAAGGTTAATACATTCAGTGCAACCATATTTCCTCTGTAATGAAACATATCTCAGCAAATTACAGAATTCAGTAAgttgtgaaagaaaaaaacacgaGAAGCAATATGATTTGAACTTGAAACTGGAGGATTATCATACCTCAGACAAATGCAGAACAGCGACGGCCGCTGACTGATCGTAATTCCATTTGACTGTGGGGATGCCAGCCTCTCTCCGCACCATTGAGTTCGGTCCATCAGCACCAATCTGAAAGAGACAAATCATACCTACCTTAAGAAATGGAGGATTTGCTTATGTAGGCTGTGCACTCATCTGTTTGTGATACCAAAGGAAACACTGGATACATTCTACATACCAACAGCCTGGTGTGGAGAGTCTTTCCATTAGCTAGAGTCACCTGAACCCAAGGGATGGACTCAGAGACATGGTAAGGACGGGGCCAGATGTACTTCACCACTTTTGTTCGGTACTGCACTTTAACATGGTCTGGTTtagacatgaatgaatgaatgaatggttatCAAAAAATCATTACAcattaaaatgcaacaaaaaGAGCATTAGTCCAAATCTTGTTCAGTTCCCCTTGAGAAATGGGAAAAAATCCAAACAAACAGGGTTTGGCTGTGACAAGGTCAAAAATTAAGGATCATCGAACCACCTCATAAAACACAAAGCTGTTTTCCTTTCTCTGGTTGAGGCCTGCTAACATTAACAATTGTCTTAACTGCTTTGGCAAGTCAGCCATGGCTGACTAATGGTGTTTATCTACAAGCAAACCATGCAATACAAAAGACCAACTGCCAATATCCTGCACACAACAGAGAACGAAAGTAAAGGAAGCAGAAAATCCACTTTTCTTAAAATCAATGGCGGTCTAGGCACATAAAAAAGATCTGGAATTATACCTACTTTTCGGACCATTCTGTCCACAAAACTGAACACTAGTTATTGCGCATGGATGAAAAATATTGGCTTCTTGCTGATTTGAAAGtagaataacaaaaaaacaaaaaaaaagcgcTGGCAGATGCATATACTTTTTGTCTAGTACTTCACCAGAAATAGCAGACTGTTAAAAAGCACCAACTCGACACAAACACGTGAACACATGTGCTACCGCACATCTGTTAAATGCAAGATGCGTTTTAAAAAAGGcctgtttttaaaaatatgctgTTTTACAGAGCATGGCATGGAAAAGCCAAATGCAGAGCCTTGGAACGGTTTAGTTcattacaacaacaaaatgttACAGTAAAATGCTGTCCGTGCTCAGGCACCCCAAGCGAGCGAGATGCTACGACTGGAAAGGAATGTGGTTTTTCAAATGGGTCAATAGACCACTGCACGTGTCTGAACAGGGTAGCAATTCTCGTGGGTCTTTTGACTCCCACCAAAAGTAATGTGCAAGATGATCGAAATAGCAGGAAAAACACGGATGCACACGGAGGTGGAATCtttaggggaaaaaaacagaaaaagaaatatgTTCAAAAGGAGTATaagtacaaataaacattttgccAAGACGGGAAGGAACGACTTGTGGTGACATCATTTGCCAAGCCATCCCTAAAACTAGTTAACAGGGAACCCACTCAGAGACGGCAGGACCCTGCTGGGAAAAACATTTAGCTACATGGAAAAAGCACAGCGAAAGCAACGATTAAGGATATATCATCATGTAATGATCAAAGTTCAGTGTGCGAAGCAATgattataaaaacaaacacataaatcgATCCATAAACCAACATTAAAATGTATCCGTTACCAGAGAGAGTCTGCAGCTGTTTGGTGAGGGCGGCCACAATGACATCGTTCTCAACGATGTATGCCATCTCTTCCTGCAGATTGTCcttatcaaatgtaatcagaGCATCTGAACAAGCATCCCAAACCTAAAGCAAAGAACCAAATTATTGCTGTGGTTTACAACTCTATCCTTATGCGACCACTCAGGCGATATTTATGGATTTCCAAAAGAACACGTGCTCCATTGAACTTGAACACATCAAAGCCGTTTGACTGAGCGAAGAGTTTTGCCAGATACTCTAACCAAACATCAGCCACCAACAGCCTTTGAGGTTGCACGGTTGACTTTGTAAATGCACTGGGGTGAGGCAGAAATGTAAAATGCCATTCTTTGTGGCGATTTATGCTTGTATTTATAGTTAagctaataataaataacaaatatgcgAACATTACTGTCAAGCTAAGTTTGTTTTATCCAAGTTGCCTTgcaactttgttaataaaacatggttttaaatgcaaaaagctcTTGGGGATTGATGCAGCTATATTTTATAAATCTAAAATGACGTAACTAAGGTGACTGGCAAACAATTAAATCCATGAATAACATGGATTCAGAAGGACTGTTCTATCCTTTCTGTTCTACAGCCATGCTAAAACCACTAATAGTAGtggtttttgccatttttgataCATGGTTACATGAAAGATTTAAAACGTGACCAACCCGCTATTATAAGGATTTTACGTGTAGGAAAAACACAGCCGTTGATACGTTTTGGAAGTGCTATGTACCTA
The sequence above is drawn from the Carassius carassius chromosome 31, fCarCar2.1, whole genome shotgun sequence genome and encodes:
- the LOC132111740 gene encoding ubiquinone biosynthesis monooxygenase COQ6, mitochondrial-like, whose translation is MFTFAKAKLAVLGTGRRCVARRAFRGFASSERDEESSTSDNQLFDIIISGGGMVGTAMACSLGLDPNLAGKKILLLEAGHKKEMDRVPETYSTRVSSISPGSATLLSGLGAWDHIANMRCKPYNKMQVWDACSDALITFDKDNLQEEMAYIVENDVIVAALTKQLQTLSDHVKVQYRTKVVKYIWPRPYHVSESIPWVQVTLANGKTLHTRLLIGADGPNSMVRREAGIPTVKWNYDQSAAVAVLHLSEPTENNVAWQRFLPSGPIAMLPLSDTESSLVWSTSHPHAEELLQLDEESFVDAINSAFWSNENHSELVETAGSLFRTALSVLMPDSGSARQLPPSVAGIGPKSRVMFPLGMGHATEYIRHRVAIIGDAAHRVHPLAGQGANLGFGDVAYLTKVLSQAAFNGKDLGAMQHLLEFETERQRHNLPMMAAIDLMKRLYSTNAAPMVLLRTFGLQATNALPPLKEQIMAYASK